A genomic stretch from Candidatus Hydrogenisulfobacillus filiaventi includes:
- the fdhD gene encoding Sulfur carrier protein FdhD has protein sequence MDGREPEEETAGTAAAACTRRTAWVLRPDGRLEVEERLLAVERPVTLFLNGQELVTVVATPDHLRELAYGYLADEGLIRRAEEVTVCVVGAESGQVRLRVPALLERPPELGRRWLTACCGRARPTLYFANDADLEPVPAGEELDGAAVLRLMAALEVRPPVLGETGALHWAAVGDAGGLWVRRADVGRHNALDKVVGWCLLHGRSPAGRVVVFSGRVSSEVVIKAARLRAAWIVSNAAPTALALELAEMLNLTVAGFVRGGGATLYTHPWRLRTPAGVGGRAPALP, from the coding sequence GTGGACGGGCGGGAGCCGGAGGAGGAGACCGCCGGCACCGCGGCCGCCGCCTGCACCCGGCGCACGGCCTGGGTGCTGAGGCCGGACGGCCGCCTCGAGGTAGAGGAGCGCCTGCTGGCGGTGGAGCGGCCGGTGACCCTGTTCCTTAACGGGCAGGAGCTGGTGACGGTGGTGGCCACCCCCGACCACCTGCGGGAGCTGGCCTACGGCTACCTGGCTGATGAGGGCCTCATCCGCCGGGCGGAGGAGGTTACGGTCTGCGTGGTGGGGGCGGAGAGCGGGCAGGTCCGCCTGCGGGTGCCGGCCCTGCTGGAGCGGCCGCCGGAGCTGGGCCGCCGCTGGCTCACCGCCTGTTGCGGCCGCGCGCGGCCGACTTTGTACTTTGCCAATGATGCCGACCTGGAGCCGGTGCCGGCCGGGGAGGAGCTGGACGGGGCAGCGGTGCTGCGCCTGATGGCGGCCCTGGAGGTGCGGCCGCCGGTGCTGGGGGAGACGGGCGCCCTGCACTGGGCGGCGGTGGGCGACGCTGGCGGCCTCTGGGTGCGGCGGGCGGATGTGGGCCGTCACAATGCGCTCGACAAGGTGGTGGGCTGGTGTCTGCTGCACGGGCGTTCCCCGGCCGGGCGGGTGGTGGTGTTCTCGGGCCGGGTCTCCTCAGAGGTGGTGATTAAGGCCGCCCGCCTGCGGGCCGCCTGGATCGTGTCCAACGCCGCCCCCACCGCCCTGGCGCTGGAACTGGCGGAGATGCTCAACCTGACCGTGGCCGGGTTCGTGCGTGGGGGCGGCGCCACCTTGTACACTCATCCCTGGCGCCTGCGTACCCCGGCCGGGGTTGGCGGGCGGGCGCCCGCCCTGCCTTAG
- a CDS encoding conserved membrane protein of unknown function (Evidence 4 : Unknown function but conserved in other organisms) — MGSPLLTTRKGWLALLAVGLVPLLYTVTYLGAFWNPYRLVPHLPVALVLQDQSGAARAVAAALPRRWPVRRETAAGARRALRAGRVSWVLTVPAGFGAALAQGRPAPLQVAVDPGSNYLGAVLAQREAEAFARGVAARLRRELLQRAAAGLQQARAGAGALGDQLNRAAGASRALTRDAAGLATGAAGLAAADGQLAGGANRLSAALQAAAASDPALEGLAGQAAALAQGAGTAARRADALAAGGRQLAAGNAALSAGLQTAAGAAGRLAAGSGRVTWFLPRAASPLRLQVTAVDGGSSSYGQGLAPYFLGLSLWVGALVATVLVGGGPARGRGRRLAASALIAGLQVTLLAAGALLLLPLHPRYPAALLLALAGIGAVDWAVMRLLVERLGDGGRLLGIVLLVLQLAGSGGTYPPALTAGFFRRLHPWLPMSWAVRVLRFTLSGALGSRVEAAALALAALGGGALLLTVWGRWRLAFEAPPLEAEAAELPGTAG, encoded by the coding sequence ATGGGTTCGCCCTTGTTGACCACCCGGAAGGGCTGGCTGGCGCTGCTGGCGGTGGGGCTGGTGCCCCTCCTCTACACGGTGACCTACCTGGGTGCCTTCTGGAACCCCTACCGTCTGGTGCCGCATCTGCCGGTGGCCCTGGTGTTGCAGGACCAAAGCGGCGCCGCCCGGGCGGTGGCGGCGGCGCTGCCCCGCCGGTGGCCGGTGCGGCGGGAGACGGCGGCCGGGGCCCGTCGCGCCCTGCGGGCGGGGCGGGTGAGCTGGGTGCTGACGGTGCCGGCAGGGTTCGGGGCGGCGCTGGCGCAAGGTCGCCCGGCACCCTTGCAGGTGGCGGTGGACCCGGGCAGCAACTACCTGGGTGCCGTGCTGGCGCAGCGGGAGGCGGAGGCCTTCGCCCGGGGGGTGGCCGCCCGCCTGCGCCGGGAGCTGCTGCAGCGGGCGGCGGCCGGGCTGCAGCAGGCACGGGCTGGCGCCGGGGCCCTGGGGGATCAGCTGAACCGTGCGGCGGGGGCCAGCCGGGCCCTGACCCGGGACGCGGCGGGGCTGGCAACGGGGGCGGCCGGCCTCGCCGCCGCCGACGGGCAGCTGGCAGGCGGCGCAAACCGGTTGTCGGCAGCCCTGCAGGCGGCCGCGGCCTCCGACCCCGCCCTGGAGGGACTGGCAGGGCAGGCGGCGGCCCTGGCGCAGGGGGCGGGGACGGCCGCCCGTCGCGCGGATGCCCTAGCTGCAGGCGGCCGGCAGCTGGCGGCTGGGAATGCGGCGTTGAGCGCGGGTCTCCAGACCGCGGCCGGGGCGGCCGGGCGGCTGGCTGCGGGTAGCGGGCGCGTGACCTGGTTCCTGCCGCGGGCCGCGTCCCCCCTCCGCCTGCAGGTGACGGCCGTGGACGGGGGCTCGTCCTCCTATGGCCAGGGCCTGGCCCCCTACTTCCTGGGGCTCTCCCTATGGGTGGGGGCGCTGGTGGCCACGGTGCTGGTGGGCGGAGGGCCGGCCCGCGGGCGCGGGCGCCGGCTGGCCGCCAGCGCCCTCATCGCGGGGCTGCAGGTCACGCTGCTGGCGGCGGGAGCCCTGCTGCTGCTGCCCCTCCACCCCCGGTATCCGGCGGCCTTGCTCCTGGCCCTGGCCGGCATCGGGGCGGTGGACTGGGCGGTGATGCGGCTGCTGGTCGAGCGGCTGGGGGACGGCGGCCGCCTGCTGGGGATCGTGCTGCTGGTCCTGCAGCTGGCGGGCTCGGGCGGCACCTATCCCCCCGCCCTAACCGCCGGCTTCTTCCGCCGGCTCCATCCCTGGCTGCCGATGAGCTGGGCAGTGCGGGTGCTGCGCTTCACCCTCTCCGGGGCCCTCGGGTCGCGGGTGGAGGCGGCGGCCCTGGCCCTGGCCGCCCTGGGCGGGGGAGCGTTGCTCCTGACCGTTTGGGGCCGTTGGCGGCTGGCCTTTGAGGCCCCGCCCCTGGAGGCGGAGGCGGCGGAGCTGCCGGGGACCGCCGGCTGA
- a CDS encoding MFS domain-containing protein: MREATRSPGWMLAVATLDQVAITMSQQGLAVLSVAFRAYARLGVAQMGLLFSTVALGAVLGMLPAGLAADRLGPKRLAWISGAAILLVLGSLGVAVPRHFWLLELLLGLVGLLLPALSLTGATAVTNRFDGSGREGLAIGVRQAATPLGGILAAALFPWLVHRWSLRAVLLLIAANVGFWTLAFARILPPRPPRAGAPLPAPAALGRLLRRLRDPLVVDFLLAPGQYALLTYSLLDLHDRWQVPMGEAGPLLALALLGGFLARIGLGRVSDVHRNPVRLIALTALAGLGGLVLWALLPRPLALPWLMLLFLGLGAGVDGWNALLTAWTTEVTSSSQRGLALGLVGMAGFLGVVMALPVFGGLVRVTGSYRPGWVFLAVIYGLGALVAWRAQGRLRAEEREQVPGRAR; encoded by the coding sequence GTGCGGGAGGCAACCCGGTCCCCGGGTTGGATGCTGGCGGTGGCCACGCTGGACCAGGTCGCCATCACCATGTCCCAGCAGGGACTGGCGGTGCTGAGCGTGGCCTTCCGCGCCTACGCCCGTCTGGGCGTAGCGCAGATGGGGCTCCTGTTCTCCACGGTGGCCCTGGGGGCGGTGCTGGGCATGCTGCCGGCGGGCCTGGCCGCCGATCGCCTGGGGCCCAAACGGCTGGCCTGGATTTCGGGGGCGGCCATCCTGCTGGTGCTGGGCAGCCTGGGGGTGGCGGTCCCGCGGCACTTCTGGCTCCTGGAGCTGCTGCTGGGGCTGGTGGGGTTGCTGCTGCCGGCCTTGTCCCTCACCGGCGCCACCGCCGTCACCAACCGTTTCGACGGCAGCGGGCGCGAGGGGCTGGCCATCGGGGTGCGGCAGGCGGCCACCCCCTTGGGCGGCATCCTGGCCGCCGCCCTCTTCCCCTGGCTAGTCCACCGCTGGTCCCTGCGGGCGGTGCTGCTGCTCATTGCGGCCAACGTGGGCTTCTGGACCCTGGCCTTCGCCCGCATCCTGCCCCCGCGGCCTCCGCGGGCGGGGGCGCCGCTACCGGCGCCCGCCGCCCTGGGCCGTCTGCTCCGCCGGCTGCGCGACCCGCTGGTGGTGGACTTCCTGCTGGCTCCCGGGCAATATGCCCTGCTCACCTATTCCCTGCTTGACCTGCACGACCGCTGGCAGGTGCCGATGGGGGAGGCGGGGCCTCTGTTGGCCCTGGCCCTGCTGGGCGGCTTCCTGGCCCGCATCGGCCTGGGCCGGGTGAGCGACGTGCATCGCAACCCGGTCCGTCTCATCGCCCTGACTGCCCTAGCCGGGCTGGGCGGGCTGGTGCTATGGGCCCTGCTGCCGCGGCCCCTGGCCCTGCCCTGGCTGATGCTGCTGTTCCTGGGCTTGGGGGCGGGGGTGGACGGCTGGAATGCGCTCCTCACCGCGTGGACCACCGAGGTGACCAGCAGCAGCCAGCGGGGGCTGGCCCTGGGACTGGTGGGCATGGCCGGCTTCCTGGGGGTGGTAATGGCCCTGCCGGTATTCGGTGGGCTGGTACGGGTGACCGGCTCCTACCGCCCCGGCTGGGTGTTCCTGGCCGTCATCTATGGTCTGGGAGCGCTGGTGGCCTGGCGGGCCCAGGGCCGGCTGCGGGCGGAGGAGCGGGAGCAGGTGCCCGGGCGCGCACGTTAG
- a CDS encoding HTH tetR-type domain-containing protein, producing MTEGRDVRAAILEAAMAAFARLGYERTTVDAIAREAGVAKGSVYYHFGSKDGVWAALVEERGRRLARASAGGDLETVLKGWVDFFWEERAFLELLLSEAWRDEAREQQVRAVLTGVVDGLPLMPDRDLSVRLLGMAAFGAMAVPALHLMKTRPEAGRTPLYRLAERIAHHFAGV from the coding sequence GTGACGGAGGGCCGGGATGTGCGGGCGGCCATCCTGGAGGCAGCCATGGCCGCCTTCGCCCGTCTGGGATACGAACGCACCACCGTGGACGCCATCGCCCGTGAGGCGGGGGTGGCCAAGGGCAGCGTCTACTACCACTTCGGCAGCAAGGACGGGGTCTGGGCGGCGCTGGTGGAGGAACGGGGCCGGCGGCTGGCCCGGGCCAGCGCCGGCGGCGACCTGGAGACGGTGCTCAAGGGCTGGGTGGACTTTTTCTGGGAGGAACGGGCCTTTCTGGAGCTGCTGCTGAGTGAGGCCTGGCGGGACGAGGCCCGGGAGCAGCAGGTGCGGGCGGTGCTGACCGGGGTGGTGGACGGCTTGCCCCTCATGCCTGACCGGGACCTGTCCGTGCGCCTGCTGGGCATGGCCGCCTTCGGGGCTATGGCGGTTCCCGCCCTGCACCTCATGAAGACCCGGCCTGAGGCGGGCCGGACCCCCCTCTACCGCCTGGCCGAGCGGATTGCCCACCATTTCGCCGGCGTCTGA
- a CDS encoding protein of unknown function (Evidence 5 : Unknown function), protein MPRALPAWKIYLLLAGRLLLNAVLPPFLLVSFAILLALAYRRSRWFVPHLVVLLASVALGAALGLGVRASVRAG, encoded by the coding sequence TTGCCCCGTGCGCTGCCTGCCTGGAAGATCTACCTGCTGCTGGCCGGGAGGCTCCTACTGAACGCCGTTCTGCCGCCCTTCCTGCTGGTCTCCTTCGCTATCCTGCTAGCGCTCGCCTACCGGCGCTCGCGCTGGTTTGTGCCCCACCTGGTGGTCCTGCTGGCCTCGGTGGCCCTGGGGGCGGCGCTGGGCCTGGGCGTGCGGGCGTCCGTCCGGGCCGGCTAG
- the dpaL gene encoding Diaminopropionate ammonia-lyase gives MEGIAIGTAPKSPASLAALIESRPNPAGRRRPLPLLEDLGPEAAGAVRAYHRTWEAYRPTPLVALPALARYAGLGAIYVKDEAQRFGIGAFKVLGGTYALGRYLMTRWQLPPGTGFPDLQAAARRHPPLTVVAASDGNHGLGVAWAARALGQQAVIFLPAGTVTERVARIRALGARAEVSDRNYDDTVRLAAAWAAAHGDPLIQDTAWPGYTEIPLRVMQGYLTMALEADEQLAAAGEEPPTHVVLQAGVGSLAAAVTGYFAARYGSRAPRILIAEPAAAPALYRSAASPDGRPAAVGGPLTTIMAGLACGEPNPQAWPLLREWASAFLICGEAVAARGTRILAGPLPGDPALRAGESGSMPLGLLVTLCDQPAYTGLAHALGLGPEARVLLFNTEGITDPDLHRAIVWDGAFPLPAG, from the coding sequence GTGGAGGGGATCGCCATCGGCACCGCACCCAAGAGCCCGGCCAGCCTGGCCGCCCTGATTGAAAGCCGGCCCAACCCGGCCGGCCGGCGCCGGCCCCTGCCCCTGCTGGAGGACCTGGGGCCGGAGGCCGCCGGGGCCGTGCGCGCCTATCACCGGACGTGGGAGGCCTACCGCCCCACCCCGCTGGTAGCCTTACCAGCCCTGGCCCGCTATGCGGGGCTGGGGGCCATCTACGTCAAGGACGAGGCGCAGCGCTTCGGCATCGGCGCCTTCAAGGTCCTGGGCGGGACCTACGCCCTCGGCCGCTACCTGATGACGCGCTGGCAGCTGCCGCCGGGGACCGGGTTCCCCGACCTCCAGGCCGCCGCCCGCCGCCACCCGCCCCTGACGGTGGTGGCGGCCAGCGACGGCAACCATGGGCTGGGAGTGGCCTGGGCCGCCCGGGCCCTGGGCCAGCAGGCGGTCATCTTCCTGCCGGCGGGCACGGTGACGGAGCGGGTGGCGCGCATCCGCGCCCTAGGCGCGCGGGCCGAAGTCAGCGACCGTAACTACGACGACACGGTGCGCCTGGCTGCGGCCTGGGCCGCCGCCCACGGCGACCCCCTCATCCAGGACACCGCCTGGCCTGGCTACACGGAGATCCCCTTGCGGGTGATGCAGGGATACCTGACCATGGCCCTGGAGGCGGACGAACAGCTGGCCGCGGCCGGGGAAGAGCCCCCTACCCACGTGGTCCTGCAGGCGGGGGTGGGCTCACTGGCGGCGGCGGTCACGGGCTACTTCGCCGCCCGCTACGGGTCCCGCGCCCCCCGCATCCTGATTGCAGAGCCGGCAGCCGCTCCTGCCCTCTACCGGTCGGCTGCCTCCCCCGACGGCCGGCCCGCCGCCGTAGGCGGGCCGCTTACTACCATCATGGCCGGCCTCGCCTGCGGCGAGCCCAATCCGCAGGCATGGCCCCTGCTGCGGGAATGGGCCTCCGCCTTCCTCATCTGCGGGGAGGCGGTGGCGGCCCGCGGCACCCGCATCCTGGCCGGCCCCCTGCCTGGCGACCCCGCCCTCCGCGCCGGCGAGTCGGGCAGCATGCCGCTGGGCCTCCTGGTGACCCTGTGCGACCAGCCCGCTTACACCGGCCTGGCCCACGCCCTGGGGCTGGGCCCGGAGGCGAGAGTGCTGCTCTTCAATACCGAGGGCATCACCGACCCCGACCTGCATCGGGCCATCGTCTGGGACGGCGCCTTCCCCCTGCCCGCCGGCTAG
- a CDS encoding Intracellular protease, PfpI family: MDMGKLDGSRIALLIGPGFEDSEALYPYWRLQEEGATVEVVGLDSPGTAVRGKHGVPLIVGRRVAEAAAEDYDGLVIPGGQGPDAIRAHPDVIRFTRGFFAAGKPVAAICHGPQVLISADVLRGVHCTAWRSIAPDVRNAGAIFEDRPAVVDLSARLVTARQPADLPSWLPAVIDLFGSAGETD; this comes from the coding sequence ATGGACATGGGTAAGCTGGACGGCAGCCGCATCGCCCTCCTGATCGGCCCCGGCTTCGAAGATTCGGAAGCCCTCTATCCCTACTGGCGTCTGCAGGAGGAGGGAGCCACGGTGGAGGTGGTGGGACTCGACTCGCCCGGCACCGCCGTCCGCGGCAAGCACGGCGTGCCCCTCATCGTCGGCCGGCGGGTGGCGGAAGCGGCGGCGGAGGACTATGACGGCCTGGTCATCCCCGGCGGACAGGGGCCCGACGCCATCCGCGCCCATCCCGACGTCATCCGCTTCACGCGCGGCTTCTTCGCGGCCGGCAAACCGGTGGCGGCCATCTGCCACGGTCCCCAGGTGCTGATCAGCGCCGACGTGCTGCGGGGGGTGCACTGCACCGCCTGGCGCAGCATTGCCCCCGACGTGCGCAACGCCGGCGCGATCTTCGAGGACCGCCCGGCGGTGGTGGACCTCTCCGCCCGCCTGGTCACCGCCCGCCAGCCCGCCGACCTCCCCTCCTGGCTGCCGGCGGTCATCGACCTCTTCGGCAGTGCGGGCGAGACCGACTAG
- a CDS encoding putative Protein-S-isoprenylcysteine O-methyltransferase (Evidence 3 : Putative function from multiple computational evidences; Product type e : enzyme): protein MTRLNLVTNLLLAAWVVLELGAALRSRAEGTLQDRGSFWAVGLGVGLGLVGADAAAAQAGPAGRLPAWAGWAGVGLLVAGVAFRHYAIGVLGRNFTPRVRIRPGQPLIQHGPYRFLRHPSYTGGWLALVGTALTLRSWPAVLVMAGFSLWGFARRIRVEEAALAAAFGSRYEQYRRRSWRMIPFVF from the coding sequence ATGACGCGTTTAAACCTGGTGACCAACCTGCTGCTGGCGGCCTGGGTGGTACTGGAGCTAGGGGCCGCCCTCCGAAGCCGGGCGGAGGGGACGCTGCAGGATCGCGGGTCCTTCTGGGCAGTAGGGCTGGGGGTGGGTTTGGGGCTGGTGGGGGCGGATGCGGCGGCGGCCCAGGCCGGCCCGGCCGGGCGCCTGCCGGCCTGGGCGGGCTGGGCGGGGGTGGGCCTGCTGGTGGCGGGGGTGGCCTTCCGGCACTATGCCATCGGGGTACTGGGCCGCAATTTCACCCCCCGGGTGCGCATCCGGCCCGGGCAGCCGCTCATCCAGCACGGGCCCTACCGCTTTCTGCGCCATCCCTCCTACACCGGCGGCTGGCTGGCGCTGGTGGGGACGGCCCTCACCCTGCGCAGCTGGCCGGCGGTGCTGGTCATGGCGGGGTTCAGCCTGTGGGGCTTCGCCCGCCGCATCCGGGTGGAGGAGGCGGCGCTGGCTGCCGCCTTCGGGAGCCGCTACGAGCAGTACCGGCGCCGCAGCTGGCGGATGATCCCCTTCGTCTTCTGA
- a CDS encoding HTH marR-type domain-containing protein produces MEDLLEEVVAGLEQLWRLRWRPGPVAEADGRPVHGAEWRCLWAIRRHGPLGNRELAEVLGVGAPAASLTVRRLTDLGLVEQRPDPNDRRRILVQVAPAGLRLLEEARQARQSLVAERLRRLSPSELATLKTLLDKLTADRDREPRSRA; encoded by the coding sequence ATGGAAGACCTGCTGGAGGAGGTGGTGGCAGGGCTCGAACAGCTCTGGCGCCTGCGCTGGCGGCCGGGCCCGGTGGCCGAGGCCGACGGCCGGCCCGTGCACGGCGCGGAATGGCGGTGTCTCTGGGCCATCCGGCGCCACGGCCCGTTGGGTAACCGTGAGCTGGCAGAGGTCCTGGGCGTCGGGGCCCCGGCCGCCTCCCTGACCGTGCGGCGGCTGACCGACCTCGGCCTGGTGGAGCAGCGACCGGACCCCAACGACCGCCGTCGCATCCTCGTTCAGGTGGCCCCGGCCGGACTCCGGCTGCTCGAGGAGGCCCGGCAGGCCCGGCAAAGCCTGGTGGCGGAGCGGCTGCGACGCCTCTCCCCCTCGGAGCTGGCCACCCTCAAGACCCTGCTTGACAAACTGACCGCCGACCGGGACCGGGAACCCCGCAGCCGCGCCTAA
- a CDS encoding GntR family transcriptional regulator has translation MAEEEQPGEVRRRFISRDLYQLIRRQIITGEIPPGTVLKDQQLASRYAVSRTPVREALLKLETEELVQTKANRWTQVTRLDVDAAVQRYPIIWTLEALAVRMLPRRLTAEELAAMEAANAELADALDRHDAVAAAQADFRFHQIPVEASGNRELAKILAQLKTPLQRMEIAYFDRLFASRRSVEEHQAILDAFRAGRHDQVIAAIEENWRASLDRLAVLSRP, from the coding sequence ATGGCGGAGGAGGAACAGCCGGGGGAAGTACGGCGGCGGTTTATCTCCCGCGACCTCTACCAGCTCATCCGGCGGCAGATCATTACGGGCGAAATCCCGCCGGGTACGGTGCTGAAGGACCAGCAGCTGGCCAGCCGCTATGCCGTGAGCCGCACCCCGGTGCGGGAAGCCCTCCTCAAGCTGGAGACCGAGGAGCTGGTACAGACCAAGGCCAACCGCTGGACGCAGGTCACCCGCCTGGACGTGGATGCGGCCGTGCAGCGCTACCCCATCATCTGGACCCTGGAGGCGCTGGCGGTGCGCATGCTGCCGCGCCGCCTTACCGCCGAGGAGCTGGCGGCCATGGAGGCCGCCAACGCCGAGCTGGCCGACGCCCTCGACCGTCATGACGCGGTGGCCGCAGCCCAGGCCGACTTCCGCTTCCACCAGATCCCGGTGGAGGCCTCCGGCAACCGGGAGCTGGCCAAGATCCTGGCCCAGCTCAAGACCCCTCTGCAGCGGATGGAGATTGCGTACTTCGACCGCCTTTTTGCCTCCCGCCGTTCGGTGGAGGAGCACCAGGCCATCCTGGATGCCTTCCGGGCCGGGCGTCACGACCAGGTCATCGCCGCCATCGAGGAGAACTGGCGGGCCAGTCTGGACCGTCTGGCGGTGCTGAGCCGGCCCTGA
- a CDS encoding APC family permease, with product MRMVSRWLLGRPLRDDEAERARVGVLGGLAALAPDALSSVAYGPQALLIPLAAVSAAAQWNVLPLTAVLILLLATLTLSYRQVIARYPEGGGAYVIGRDTLGAGVGLVAGAALLVDYTLTVAVSVTAGVQALGAVWPAAAAHTVLVSILLVVLLTWINLRGIRESSRVLAPITFLFVLLVLVTAGVALAVPVPAPAPLPAPAGAAVPTLVLLRAFSSGASALTGVEALSNGVPVFAEVAWKRARTAMALLGISLGLMLAGVAAASWRDHVQPVSSLPLLQQLAERAFGRGALYDLLSVVTLAILAVAANTSFTGFPNLTHVMAEDRWLPRMFLPKGDRLVYRNGILALSLLAALLIWLFHGNPQALIPLYAIGVYVSFTVTQLSLARVAWQAGRRAEAALPALGAVLTATVAVVSAIAKFLAGAWIVLVAMPLLLWMFVRIRRHYQAVADQLRLAVPPAPLPPPAPVTVLLPVAGINRMTLEALTYARSLSPTVIALHVALNGERAEVVRQRWATLNLPEDIRLMVLPSPYRSVLGPIVRYIDHYRARHPDTRLLVLIPELVPRRLWQHALHNQTGLLLQAVLAFRKDLVVASVPFPLSGE from the coding sequence GTGCGGATGGTGTCCCGTTGGCTGCTGGGGCGGCCCTTGCGTGATGACGAAGCGGAACGGGCGCGGGTGGGGGTGCTGGGCGGGCTGGCCGCCCTGGCGCCGGACGCGCTCTCCTCCGTCGCCTACGGTCCCCAGGCCCTCCTCATCCCCCTGGCCGCGGTCTCCGCCGCCGCCCAGTGGAATGTGCTGCCGCTCACCGCGGTGCTGATCCTGCTCCTGGCCACCCTCACCCTCTCCTACCGCCAGGTCATCGCCCGCTACCCGGAAGGCGGCGGCGCCTACGTCATCGGCCGCGACACCCTGGGCGCAGGGGTCGGGCTGGTGGCCGGGGCCGCCCTCCTGGTGGACTACACCCTCACGGTGGCGGTGAGCGTCACCGCCGGTGTGCAGGCCCTGGGGGCGGTGTGGCCGGCGGCGGCCGCGCACACGGTGCTGGTCTCCATCCTGCTGGTGGTGCTGCTGACCTGGATCAACCTGCGGGGCATCCGCGAGTCCTCCCGGGTGCTGGCCCCCATCACCTTCCTGTTCGTGCTGCTGGTGCTGGTGACGGCGGGGGTGGCACTGGCGGTGCCGGTGCCCGCCCCCGCGCCCCTCCCCGCCCCGGCGGGGGCGGCCGTTCCCACCCTGGTCCTGTTGCGGGCCTTCAGTTCCGGGGCCTCGGCCCTGACCGGCGTGGAGGCCCTCTCCAACGGCGTGCCGGTGTTCGCGGAGGTGGCCTGGAAACGGGCCCGTACCGCCATGGCCCTGCTGGGCATCTCCCTGGGCCTCATGCTGGCGGGGGTGGCGGCCGCCTCCTGGCGCGACCACGTCCAGCCCGTCTCCTCCCTGCCCCTTTTGCAGCAGCTGGCGGAACGGGCCTTCGGGCGCGGCGCCCTCTACGACCTGCTGTCGGTGGTCACCCTGGCCATCCTGGCGGTGGCGGCCAACACCAGCTTCACCGGCTTCCCCAACCTCACCCACGTGATGGCCGAGGACCGCTGGCTGCCGCGCATGTTCCTGCCCAAGGGCGACCGCCTGGTCTACCGCAACGGCATCCTGGCCCTCTCCCTGCTGGCGGCGCTCCTCATCTGGCTGTTCCACGGCAACCCCCAGGCCCTCATTCCCCTCTATGCCATCGGGGTATATGTGAGCTTCACCGTCACCCAGCTCTCCCTGGCCCGCGTGGCCTGGCAGGCCGGCCGCCGGGCCGAGGCCGCCCTGCCCGCCCTGGGCGCGGTGCTCACCGCCACGGTGGCGGTGGTCAGCGCCATCGCCAAGTTCCTGGCCGGAGCCTGGATCGTGCTGGTGGCTATGCCGCTGCTGCTGTGGATGTTCGTCCGCATCCGCCGCCATTACCAGGCAGTGGCCGATCAGCTGCGGCTGGCGGTGCCGCCCGCGCCCCTGCCACCGCCGGCGCCGGTGACGGTGCTGCTGCCGGTGGCGGGCATCAACCGCATGACCCTCGAGGCCCTCACCTACGCCCGCTCCCTGTCCCCCACCGTCATCGCCCTGCATGTGGCCTTGAACGGGGAACGGGCCGAGGTGGTGCGCCAGCGCTGGGCCACCCTGAACCTGCCGGAGGACATCCGCCTGATGGTGCTGCCCTCCCCCTACCGTTCGGTGCTGGGTCCCATCGTCCGCTACATCGACCACTACCGGGCCCGCCATCCCGACACCCGTCTCCTGGTCCTCATCCCGGAACTGGTCCCCCGCCGCCTCTGGCAGCATGCCCTCCACAACCAGACCGGTCTGCTGCTGCAGGCGGTACTGGCCTTCCGCAAGGACCTGGTGGTGGCCTCGGTCCCCTTCCCTCTCTCCGGCGAGTAG
- a CDS encoding protein of unknown function (Evidence 5 : Unknown function), with protein MHQPIGRSAAPPERPRGVLHLLLPALLLTAVMVTALAPPLHLPAPATVARALRTALRPWLPGTYRPAGPVAPPPDVVQRFDTRLHRDFLRLGRVLGAGPAQVDQALAPTDRLLGGLDTLLGGRAIYPGPGGAPARPGAAALTAALATAWRKTWGP; from the coding sequence GTGCACCAGCCCATCGGCCGGTCGGCCGCGCCCCCGGAGCGGCCACGCGGCGTCCTCCATCTCCTCTTGCCCGCCCTGCTGCTGACGGCGGTGATGGTCACGGCGCTGGCGCCCCCGCTGCACCTCCCCGCCCCCGCCACCGTGGCCCGCGCGCTGCGCACGGCGCTGCGGCCCTGGCTGCCGGGCACCTACCGCCCCGCCGGCCCGGTGGCCCCTCCGCCCGACGTGGTGCAGCGCTTCGATACCCGGCTACACCGCGACTTCCTGCGCCTGGGCCGCGTGCTCGGCGCCGGGCCCGCCCAGGTCGACCAGGCCCTGGCCCCCACCGACCGCCTGCTAGGCGGCCTCGACACCCTGCTGGGCGGACGGGCGATCTATCCCGGCCCCGGCGGCGCCCCCGCCCGTCCCGGCGCCGCGGCCCTCACCGCCGCCCTGGCCACCGCCTGGCGCAAGACCTGGGGACCGTAA
- a CDS encoding protein of unknown function (Evidence 5 : Unknown function), translated as MVHRFRDQEDFRTLLGLDADTACTVWEAVHRTGSYHRAFGRPYWPLWLGRFAEWNPSPEKHVTADLALA; from the coding sequence GTGGTGCACCGCTTCCGGGATCAGGAGGATTTCCGGACCCTGCTGGGGCTGGATGCGGACACCGCCTGCACGGTATGGGAGGCGGTCCACCGCACCGGCAGCTACCACCGGGCCTTCGGGCGGCCTTACTGGCCGTTATGGCTGGGGCGGTTCGCGGAGTGGAACCCGAGCCCCGAAAAGCATGTTACCGCCGATCTGGCGCTGGCCTGA